The following proteins come from a genomic window of Trinickia caryophylli:
- a CDS encoding (2Fe-2S)-binding protein, which yields MTTTPVFRPAATAIDDAQFVRLAECDRPSVAFSLDGRPAQALAGDTVLTAILLAQRRVRTSEFGGRPRAGFCLIGACQDCWVRTEDGARVRACSTPIADGMRILTDAPGATSGGVR from the coding sequence ATGACGACGACACCCGTTTTTCGTCCAGCCGCCACCGCGATCGACGATGCTCAGTTCGTACGCCTGGCCGAATGCGACCGCCCGAGCGTTGCCTTCTCGCTCGACGGCCGGCCCGCGCAGGCACTCGCTGGCGATACCGTGCTGACGGCGATCCTCCTCGCCCAGCGCCGCGTGCGCACGAGCGAATTCGGCGGGAGGCCGCGCGCCGGCTTCTGCCTGATCGGCGCATGCCAGGACTGCTGGGTACGCACGGAAGACGGCGCCCGCGTGCGCGCCTGTTCCACGCCGATCGCGGACGGCATGCGGATCCTGACCGACGCGCCCGGGGCAACCAGCGGGGGCGTGCGATGA